The following are from one region of the Prochlorococcus marinus str. SB genome:
- a CDS encoding 16S rRNA (cytosine(967)-C(5))-methyltransferase, giving the protein MSIGYLQRKAAWEILLKVSYGDFSDHALEKVLKNYQFNPLDIAFITELSFGCIRYRKFLDLWTDHTSKITHKKQPPKLRWLLHIGLYQLLKMDKIPFPAAISTTVEVAKKTDLNGLAGTVNAILRNASRKIEQKIFPELSSDRKERISYLESFPLWLVQDLYKWVGNSEGENIIKAFNKKPSIDLRINQLKTNLDNFLKVLHENKIDAEIINDLHNGITLKSNPRSIKNLPGYSDGLWTIQDRSSQWIAPLLNPKEGEKILDACAAPGSKSTHLAELTNDSAEIIAVDRSAKRLKILQSNLERLNLKSVITLKADATSLIELNPKFISYFDKILLDAPCSGIGTLSRNPDSRWSLSKEKIKSLTLLQEKLLESILPLLKKDGTLVYSTCTICPDENNLLIERFIEKNKTLKLVSQKQILPSFDYPGDGFYSAIISYKS; this is encoded by the coding sequence TTGAGCATAGGATATTTACAAAGAAAGGCAGCTTGGGAAATTTTATTAAAAGTTAGTTATGGTGATTTTTCTGATCATGCTCTTGAAAAGGTTTTAAAAAATTATCAATTTAATCCTCTTGATATAGCTTTTATTACGGAATTATCTTTTGGATGCATAAGGTATAGAAAATTTCTTGATCTTTGGACGGATCATACATCAAAAATTACTCATAAAAAGCAGCCTCCAAAATTAAGATGGCTTCTACATATAGGTTTGTATCAACTATTGAAAATGGATAAAATCCCATTTCCTGCTGCTATTTCTACCACTGTAGAAGTAGCTAAAAAAACAGATTTAAATGGTTTGGCGGGAACTGTAAATGCGATATTGAGAAATGCATCAAGAAAAATAGAACAAAAAATCTTTCCGGAATTATCTTCTGATAGAAAAGAAAGAATTTCATATCTTGAATCATTCCCATTATGGCTTGTGCAGGATCTTTATAAATGGGTCGGCAATAGCGAGGGTGAAAATATCATTAAGGCATTTAATAAAAAACCATCAATAGATTTGAGAATTAATCAATTAAAAACTAATTTAGATAACTTTTTGAAAGTACTTCATGAAAATAAAATTGATGCTGAAATTATTAATGATTTACATAATGGAATTACTTTAAAATCTAATCCAAGATCTATAAAAAATTTACCAGGATATAGTGATGGACTTTGGACAATTCAAGATAGATCTTCTCAGTGGATAGCACCTCTCTTAAATCCAAAAGAAGGTGAAAAGATTTTAGATGCTTGTGCAGCGCCAGGAAGTAAGTCTACCCACCTTGCAGAATTAACAAATGATAGTGCTGAAATCATTGCCGTAGATAGATCAGCAAAAAGATTGAAAATACTGCAATCAAATTTAGAAAGGTTAAATTTGAAATCTGTTATTACACTTAAGGCTGATGCTACGAGTTTGATTGAATTAAATCCTAAGTTTATATCTTATTTTGATAAGATTTTATTAGATGCTCCATGTTCGGGCATTGGAACTCTTTCCAGGAATCCAGATTCTAGATGGTCTTTAAGTAAAGAAAAAATAAAATCTTTAACTTTATTACAGGAAAAACTTTTGGAGAGTATCTTACCTCTTTTGAAAAAAGATGGTACTTTAGTTTATTCAACTTGTACTATTTGTCCCGATGAAAATAATCTATTAATTGAACGATTTATTGAAAAAAACAAAACTTTAAAATTGGTTAGCCAAAAGCAAATTTTACCTAGCTTTGATTATCCTGGTGATGGATTTTATTCTGCAATAATTTCTTATAAATCTTAA
- the petP gene encoding cytochrome b6f subunit PetP — protein MAETKLLPKIGSKIKININKVKDRLPSKLIDQISSNPKAVITGYKMTDGRSIGITAKFQNGEQNWFFPEEIEKG, from the coding sequence ATGGCTGAAACAAAATTATTACCCAAAATCGGCAGTAAAATTAAAATTAACATTAACAAAGTAAAAGATAGACTACCATCTAAATTAATTGATCAAATATCCTCTAATCCGAAAGCCGTAATAACAGGCTATAAAATGACAGACGGTAGAAGTATTGGGATCACCGCAAAATTTCAGAATGGTGAGCAAAATTGGTTTTTCCCAGAAGAAATTGAGAAAGGTTAA
- a CDS encoding ABC transporter permease has protein sequence MKFLEANNFFGYSFSMLSNDIFAPPSLNHFCGTDRLGRDVCLRTLQGSSLAIEVVFLAILFSLSLGLPLGLLSGYFGGFFDKCLSLIMDTIFSIPVILLSVVVAFVLGKGILNAALALCIVYSPQYFRLIRNQTILVKSETYVEAAQVAGADVKKIIFKYILPNVITPLPILLTLNAADAVLVLGSLGFLGLGVPADVPEWGSDLNLALAALPTGIWWTALFPGLAMFFLVLGLSFIGEDLEEIFDSQNSE, from the coding sequence ATGAAATTTTTAGAGGCCAATAATTTTTTTGGCTATTCATTTTCAATGTTAAGCAATGATATCTTTGCCCCTCCTTCTCTTAATCATTTTTGTGGCACAGATAGATTAGGAAGAGATGTTTGCTTAAGAACTTTGCAAGGATCATCATTAGCGATAGAAGTTGTGTTCTTAGCTATTCTTTTTTCATTAAGTTTGGGTTTGCCATTGGGATTATTAAGTGGATATTTTGGTGGGTTTTTTGATAAATGCTTATCACTAATAATGGATACTATTTTTTCAATACCTGTAATTTTGCTTTCAGTTGTTGTGGCTTTTGTATTGGGTAAGGGTATCCTTAACGCGGCTTTGGCGTTGTGTATTGTTTACTCTCCTCAATATTTTAGATTAATCAGAAATCAGACAATATTGGTTAAATCCGAAACTTATGTGGAGGCAGCTCAAGTTGCAGGAGCTGATGTTAAAAAAATTATTTTTAAATATATTCTCCCAAATGTAATAACACCATTGCCTATTCTGCTTACCCTAAATGCTGCAGATGCTGTTTTGGTATTAGGAAGTTTAGGATTTTTAGGCCTTGGCGTTCCTGCAGATGTCCCAGAGTGGGGAAGTGATTTAAATCTGGCTCTTGCCGCTTTACCTACAGGTATCTGGTGGACGGCTTTGTTCCCAGGTTTGGCAATGTTTTTTTTAGTTTTAGGTCTTTCTTTTATAGGAGAGGACCTTGAAGAAATTTTTGATAGTCAAAATTCTGAATAA
- the lepA gene encoding translation elongation factor 4 has product MTDISVSKIRNFCIIAHIDHGKSTLADRLLQDTGTVQQRDMQEQFLDSMDLERERGITIKLQAARMKYKADDSQEYVLNLIDTPGHVDFSYEVSRSLQACEGALLVVDASQGVEAQTLANVYLALENNLEIIPVLNKVDLPGADAEKIKQEIEEIIGLDTSNAINCSAKTGVGIKDILEAIVRRVPPPQDEIKLPTKALIFDSYYDPYRGVIVYFRVISGSLNKREKILLMASKKNYELDEIGIMAPDQQQVDELHAGEVGYLAASIKSVADARVGDTITLLNSPANEPLPGYKTANPMVFCGLFPTDADQFPDLRVSLEKLQLSDAALKYEPETSSAMGFGFRCGFLGLLHMEIVQERLEREYDLDLIVTAPSVIYKVNLNQKEHIFIDNPSTIPDPQLRESIEEPYVKMEIYAPNEFNGTLMGLCQERRGVFIDMRYITTDRVTLIYEIPLAEVVTDFFDQMKSRTQGYASMEYHLIGYRKNDLVRLDFLINSERADPLTSIVHKDKAYGIGRSLVEKLKELIPKQQFKIPIQASIGSRIIASESISALRKDVLSKCYGGDISRKKKLLKKQAKGKKRMKAMGKVEVPQEAFMAVLKLNQ; this is encoded by the coding sequence ATGACTGATATATCGGTTTCAAAAATTAGAAATTTCTGCATAATCGCTCATATTGACCATGGTAAATCTACCCTTGCAGATAGGTTGCTTCAAGATACTGGTACTGTTCAGCAAAGGGATATGCAAGAACAATTTTTGGACAGCATGGATCTTGAAAGAGAGAGAGGAATTACTATCAAGTTACAGGCCGCTAGGATGAAATATAAAGCTGACGATTCCCAAGAATATGTTTTGAACTTAATAGATACTCCAGGGCATGTTGATTTCTCTTATGAGGTTAGTAGATCTCTTCAAGCTTGTGAAGGCGCTTTACTCGTTGTTGATGCAAGTCAAGGAGTAGAAGCTCAAACCTTAGCTAATGTTTATCTTGCCTTAGAAAATAATCTTGAAATAATTCCAGTTTTAAATAAAGTTGATTTGCCAGGGGCTGATGCTGAAAAAATAAAACAAGAAATAGAGGAAATTATTGGACTTGATACATCTAATGCAATAAATTGTTCAGCAAAAACTGGAGTTGGTATTAAAGATATTTTGGAAGCAATCGTAAGAAGAGTACCTCCTCCTCAAGATGAAATTAAACTACCTACAAAGGCACTGATTTTTGATTCTTATTATGATCCGTACAGGGGAGTTATTGTTTATTTCAGGGTGATATCTGGGTCTCTAAATAAGAGAGAAAAAATATTATTAATGGCAAGTAAGAAAAATTATGAATTAGATGAGATAGGAATAATGGCGCCTGATCAGCAGCAAGTTGATGAATTACATGCAGGAGAAGTTGGTTATTTAGCTGCTTCTATAAAATCAGTTGCTGATGCCAGAGTGGGAGATACGATTACTCTTTTAAATTCACCTGCCAATGAACCTTTGCCTGGATATAAGACAGCAAATCCTATGGTTTTTTGTGGCTTATTCCCAACTGATGCTGATCAATTCCCAGATTTAAGAGTATCACTAGAAAAATTACAATTATCTGATGCAGCTTTAAAATATGAGCCCGAAACCAGTAGCGCAATGGGCTTCGGATTTCGGTGCGGATTCCTTGGACTTCTTCATATGGAGATTGTTCAAGAAAGATTAGAAAGAGAATATGACTTGGATTTAATCGTAACGGCACCATCAGTTATTTATAAAGTTAATTTAAATCAGAAGGAACATATCTTTATTGATAACCCTTCTACAATTCCTGATCCACAACTTAGAGAATCAATAGAAGAGCCTTATGTGAAAATGGAAATTTATGCTCCCAATGAATTTAATGGAACATTAATGGGTTTATGTCAGGAAAGAAGAGGAGTATTTATAGATATGAGGTACATAACAACAGATCGAGTTACCTTGATTTATGAAATTCCATTAGCAGAAGTTGTTACAGATTTCTTTGATCAAATGAAAAGTAGAACCCAAGGTTATGCATCAATGGAATATCATTTGATTGGCTATAGAAAAAATGACCTTGTTAGATTAGATTTTCTAATAAATTCAGAAAGAGCAGATCCATTAACTTCTATTGTTCATAAAGATAAGGCTTATGGAATTGGCAGAAGTTTAGTTGAGAAATTAAAAGAACTTATTCCAAAACAACAATTTAAAATACCTATTCAAGCATCAATCGGTAGCAGGATTATTGCAAGTGAAAGCATAAGTGCTTTGCGAAAAGATGTTTTATCTAAATGTTATGGAGGAGATATTTCTAGGAAAAAGAAACTTTTAAAGAAACAAGCCAAAGGTAAAAAGAGGATGAAGGCAATGGGTAAAGTTGAAGTCCCTCAAGAAGCTTTTATGGCAGTCTTGAAATTAAACCAGTAA
- a CDS encoding TIGR03643 family protein: MESIDIDRIIEMCWEDRTPFEAIEYQFGLKEEDAIKIMRQNLKPKSFKVWRKRVSGRNTKHMALKDSTRFKSTHKRKL; encoded by the coding sequence ATGGAAAGTATCGATATAGACAGAATAATAGAAATGTGTTGGGAAGATAGAACACCCTTTGAAGCTATCGAGTATCAATTTGGTTTAAAAGAGGAGGATGCGATAAAAATTATGCGTCAAAATTTAAAACCCAAATCTTTCAAAGTCTGGAGAAAGAGAGTTTCGGGAAGAAATACAAAACATATGGCTCTTAAAGATTCAACCAGATTTAAGTCTACTCATAAAAGAAAATTATAA
- the trmH gene encoding tRNA (guanosine(18)-2'-O)-methyltransferase TrmH, which produces MSILPRRFERIKGVLDCRMKNLTVLVEDVNKPHNLSAILRTCDAAGVFEANFISKTNAVKTFNSTAQGSQKWVKLNNHENTITAISDLKNKGFKLYGTTLNSESVDYRNFDYSQNTCFVLGAEKWGLSNELISMVDQSIFIPMRGMVQSLNVSVAASILLFEAVRQRKNKGILPANGEGLNMDEYQKTLFEWCYPELAAVYKKSAKEYPKLNDQGELDPITDN; this is translated from the coding sequence ATGTCAATTTTGCCAAGAAGATTTGAACGAATCAAAGGAGTTTTAGATTGCAGAATGAAAAACTTGACTGTTTTAGTTGAGGATGTAAATAAACCACATAATTTATCTGCGATATTAAGGACATGTGATGCAGCAGGAGTTTTCGAAGCAAATTTTATTAGTAAAACGAATGCCGTTAAAACTTTTAATAGTACTGCTCAAGGAAGTCAAAAATGGGTAAAACTGAATAATCATGAAAACACTATCACGGCAATATCTGATTTAAAAAATAAGGGTTTTAAATTATATGGAACGACTCTTAATAGTGAATCAGTAGATTATAGAAATTTTGATTATTCTCAAAATACATGTTTTGTTTTAGGAGCAGAAAAATGGGGACTAAGTAATGAACTTATATCAATGGTTGATCAATCAATTTTTATACCTATGAGAGGTATGGTTCAATCTCTGAATGTTTCAGTTGCTGCTTCTATATTATTATTTGAAGCTGTTCGCCAAAGAAAAAATAAAGGTATATTGCCTGCTAATGGAGAAGGATTAAATATGGATGAATATCAAAAAACTCTTTTTGAATGGTGTTACCCAGAATTAGCTGCGGTGTATAAAAAATCAGCTAAAGAATATCCAAAGTTGAATGATCAAGGAGAACTTGACCCTATTACGGATAACTAA
- a CDS encoding transglycosylase domain-containing protein, whose amino-acid sequence MQKIKFKSFVLIIPILFFSGISFYFFSLIFSTLKFDVSKNKKSRETKYSYLISSSDNKILSKLSRKFEIDNSYHKIPFFLKHSFISSEDKRFYKHNGIDFKSISRALIKNIRSGYVKEGGSTITQQVARLLFLNNDLSFQRKIKEIFISLILEFRYNKNQILKLYLNNIYLGSGAFGVDEAAQVYFGKFIEELTLSEIALIAGLAPAPSIYSPYQNLELAIKNRNKVLESMYVDGYISLANKNKAIKEKIKLNYQTADNFLDDKLLINFILQETDKKIGSENDYKFLRIKSSINKDWQEKGQKISRYAGPKELEFSLLSIESNTGLIRTMITSKNPSINEYNRVISSVRPLGSTFKIIPYAAALIEGIKLSDKFEDLPICWESYCPKNFSEDYRGSISLIESFKSSSNIVPISITKKIGLKNIINLANSFGLGFEQEFEEFPSLAIGAYGDNLLNITNAYSAINNNGKIQNPEIIEKIESFKKQPIWENKSISKKILDFKINKKINKLLEKSVKEGTSKAASIKGKKIYGKTGTSDGNKDLWFIGSIDNLTTGIWIGYDNNKESELSSGNAAYLWKKFISEIYKIPIKK is encoded by the coding sequence GTGCAAAAGATTAAATTCAAATCTTTTGTTTTAATAATTCCAATATTATTTTTTTCTGGAATATCTTTTTATTTTTTTAGTCTAATATTTAGTACCTTAAAATTTGACGTTTCTAAAAATAAAAAGTCTAGGGAAACCAAATATTCTTACTTAATATCATCTTCTGATAATAAGATACTAAGCAAATTAAGCCGCAAATTTGAAATAGATAATAGTTATCATAAAATTCCATTTTTTCTTAAACATTCTTTTATATCTTCTGAGGATAAAAGATTTTATAAACATAATGGAATAGATTTTAAAAGTATTTCTCGTGCCCTTATTAAAAATATTAGAAGTGGTTATGTTAAAGAGGGAGGAAGTACGATTACACAACAAGTTGCTAGATTACTTTTTCTAAATAATGATTTAAGTTTTCAAAGAAAAATCAAAGAAATATTTATATCACTCATACTTGAATTTAGATATAACAAAAATCAAATTTTAAAATTATATTTAAATAATATTTATCTAGGATCAGGAGCATTCGGGGTAGACGAGGCTGCCCAAGTTTATTTTGGAAAATTTATAGAAGAATTGACATTATCAGAGATCGCATTAATTGCAGGATTAGCTCCAGCTCCATCAATTTATTCACCTTATCAAAATTTAGAACTAGCTATTAAAAATAGAAATAAAGTTCTTGAATCAATGTATGTTGATGGATATATTTCTCTTGCAAATAAGAATAAGGCTATTAAAGAAAAAATAAAGTTAAATTATCAAACAGCTGATAATTTTTTAGATGATAAATTACTAATAAACTTTATTCTTCAGGAAACAGATAAAAAAATTGGAAGTGAAAATGATTATAAGTTTTTAAGAATTAAATCTTCTATCAACAAAGATTGGCAAGAAAAAGGTCAAAAAATATCAAGATACGCAGGACCTAAAGAACTTGAATTTAGTCTGTTATCTATCGAATCAAACACAGGACTAATTAGGACAATGATAACCAGCAAAAATCCATCAATTAATGAATACAATAGAGTTATTTCATCTGTAAGACCTTTAGGTTCTACTTTTAAAATAATCCCTTATGCTGCTGCATTAATAGAAGGAATAAAATTAAGCGATAAATTTGAAGACTTACCAATATGCTGGGAAAGTTATTGCCCAAAAAATTTTTCAGAAGACTATAGAGGTTCAATATCTTTGATTGAATCATTTAAAAGTTCATCAAATATCGTTCCAATATCAATAACAAAAAAAATCGGCTTAAAAAATATTATTAATTTAGCGAATTCATTTGGACTAGGTTTCGAGCAAGAGTTTGAGGAATTCCCATCATTAGCTATTGGTGCCTACGGAGATAATCTTTTAAACATCACAAATGCATACTCTGCAATAAACAATAATGGGAAGATTCAAAACCCTGAAATCATAGAAAAAATAGAATCATTTAAAAAACAACCCATTTGGGAAAATAAATCTATTTCCAAGAAAATATTAGATTTCAAAATAAACAAGAAAATAAATAAACTTCTTGAAAAATCTGTAAAAGAAGGCACTTCAAAAGCAGCCTCTATAAAAGGAAAGAAAATTTATGGGAAAACAGGCACATCTGATGGAAATAAAGATCTCTGGTTTATTGGTTCCATTGATAACCTTACAACAGGGATCTGGATAGGTTACGACAATAATAAGGAATCTGAATTATCTAGTGGGAATGCAGCTTATTTATGGAAGAAGTTCATATCTGAAATTTATAAAATTCCAATTAAAAAATAA
- the chlG gene encoding chlorophyll synthase ChlG: protein MNDPKQLLGIKGASETSSIWKLRIQLMKPITWIPLIWGVICGAAASGNFEWTFSNVLASLACMLMSGPLLAGYTQTINDFFDKEIDAINEPNRPIPSGKISIKDVKIQIWVLLIAGLIVAFLLDLYAKHSFPSVLLLALGGSFVSYIYSAPPLKLKQNGWLGNYALGASYIALPWWAGQALFGKLTIVTAILTLAYSLSGLGIAVINDFKSVEGDSKLGLNSLPVVFGIKNASRISAGLIDIFQLAMVVVLVIIGQHLASVILVLLVIPQITFQDMWLLRDPLKFDVKYQASAQPFLITGMLVTALAIGHSFLVA from the coding sequence GTGAATGATCCAAAACAACTATTAGGAATTAAGGGTGCCTCTGAAACATCAAGCATATGGAAACTCCGCATACAGTTAATGAAACCCATAACGTGGATCCCTTTGATATGGGGGGTTATTTGTGGAGCCGCTGCAAGTGGGAATTTTGAATGGACATTTAGTAATGTTCTAGCTTCATTGGCATGTATGTTGATGAGTGGACCACTTTTGGCTGGTTATACCCAAACCATAAATGATTTTTTTGATAAAGAAATTGATGCAATTAATGAACCAAATAGACCAATTCCTTCTGGCAAAATTTCAATTAAAGATGTAAAAATACAAATCTGGGTATTACTTATAGCAGGTTTAATAGTTGCTTTTCTATTAGATTTATATGCTAAGCACAGCTTCCCCTCCGTCTTACTTTTGGCATTAGGAGGTTCCTTTGTTAGTTATATATATTCTGCTCCACCACTCAAATTAAAACAGAATGGTTGGCTTGGAAATTATGCATTAGGAGCATCTTATATAGCTTTACCTTGGTGGGCAGGACAAGCCTTGTTTGGGAAATTAACTATCGTAACGGCGATACTAACACTTGCTTATAGCCTATCAGGACTTGGAATTGCTGTTATTAATGATTTCAAAAGTGTTGAAGGAGACTCAAAGCTAGGCTTAAATTCTCTACCAGTAGTATTCGGAATTAAAAATGCAAGTAGAATAAGTGCAGGACTAATTGACATTTTTCAATTAGCAATGGTTGTAGTACTTGTGATTATTGGTCAACATTTAGCCTCTGTAATTTTGGTTTTATTGGTAATTCCACAAATTACATTTCAAGATATGTGGTTACTAAGAGATCCTTTAAAGTTTGATGTCAAATATCAAGCAAGTGCCCAACCGTTCCTTATAACTGGAATGTTAGTTACAGCTTTAGCGATAGGACATAGTTTTTTAGTTGCTTAA
- a CDS encoding cryptochrome/photolyase family protein, whose amino-acid sequence MKQVSIIFPNQLFRESPILKINCEVLILEDSLFFGNDKFHKLINHKNKLVFHRASMLAYKNYLEISGFKVLYIENKNNVSTVDYLSEFIKNKYQKINLIDPHDFLIMKRINNFVESNNLALNILPSPMFMSSEDLKNLFVSNTKKPLMGRFYENQRKSQKILVNPDDTPEGGKWSFDEMNRKKLPKKINIPDIPKLQKNKFVVNAERSLANFDIEFIGESNNFLYPTNFEESDDWLNDFFKHRFFLFGDYEDAISKENSFLWHSLLSPLLNSGLLTPDLVVNKALLFAKNNNVPINSLEGFIRQIIGWREFICLVYKKYGTKMRNSNFWNFEDKPIPKSFYQGNTGIEPVDVVIKNIIKFGYCHHIERLMIIGNFMLLCRIHPNQVYKWFMEMFIDSYDWVMVPNVYGMSQFSDGGIFSTKPYISSSNYVKKMSNFKSGSWCEIWDGLFWKFIKDNESFFRKQYRLAMLTRNLDKMSEEKLNNHLKTADKFLRDIQ is encoded by the coding sequence ATGAAACAAGTATCAATTATTTTCCCGAATCAACTTTTTAGAGAAAGCCCAATCTTAAAAATAAATTGTGAAGTTTTGATTTTGGAAGACTCATTATTTTTTGGAAATGATAAATTTCATAAATTAATTAACCATAAAAATAAGTTAGTTTTTCATAGAGCATCTATGCTCGCATATAAAAATTATTTAGAAATATCTGGCTTTAAAGTTTTATATATCGAAAACAAGAATAATGTTTCTACAGTTGATTATTTATCGGAATTTATTAAAAATAAATATCAGAAAATAAATCTGATTGACCCTCATGATTTTTTAATAATGAAGAGGATTAATAATTTTGTTGAAAGTAATAATTTAGCTTTAAATATTTTGCCTTCTCCTATGTTTATGAGCAGTGAAGATTTAAAAAATTTATTTGTATCAAATACAAAAAAACCTCTTATGGGGAGATTTTATGAGAATCAAAGAAAAAGCCAAAAGATATTAGTCAATCCTGATGATACACCTGAAGGTGGTAAATGGAGTTTCGATGAAATGAACAGAAAAAAATTACCAAAAAAAATAAATATACCCGATATACCTAAATTACAAAAAAATAAATTTGTAGTTAATGCAGAAAGGTCATTAGCCAATTTTGATATTGAGTTTATTGGAGAAAGTAATAACTTTTTATATCCAACTAATTTTGAAGAGTCAGATGATTGGTTAAATGATTTTTTTAAACATAGATTTTTCTTATTTGGAGATTATGAGGATGCTATTTCTAAAGAAAATTCTTTTTTATGGCACAGTTTACTTTCTCCTCTTTTAAATAGCGGCTTATTAACCCCAGATTTAGTAGTAAATAAAGCATTACTTTTTGCAAAAAATAATAATGTTCCTATTAACTCTTTAGAGGGTTTTATTCGTCAAATTATTGGATGGAGAGAATTTATTTGCCTCGTCTATAAAAAGTATGGAACAAAGATGCGAAATAGTAATTTTTGGAATTTTGAAGATAAGCCAATTCCAAAATCCTTTTATCAAGGAAATACAGGAATTGAACCAGTAGACGTTGTTATAAAAAATATTATTAAATTTGGTTATTGTCATCATATTGAGCGGCTAATGATTATTGGCAACTTTATGCTTCTATGTAGAATTCACCCCAATCAAGTTTATAAATGGTTTATGGAAATGTTTATTGATTCCTATGATTGGGTTATGGTCCCAAATGTTTACGGAATGAGTCAGTTTAGTGATGGTGGTATCTTTTCAACAAAGCCATATATATCAAGCTCTAATTATGTAAAAAAAATGTCTAATTTTAAAAGTGGCTCATGGTGTGAAATATGGGATGGCTTATTTTGGAAATTTATTAAAGATAATGAAAGCTTTTTTAGAAAGCAATATCGTCTGGCAATGTTAACGAGAAATCTCGATAAAATGTCAGAGGAAAAATTAAATAATCATTTAAAAACGGCCGATAAATTTTTAAGGGATATTCAATAA
- the hisF gene encoding imidazole glycerol phosphate synthase subunit HisF, which yields MVALRLIPCLDVANGRVVKGVNFVNLRDSGDPVELACRYSDEGADELVFLDIRASVENRNTLVDLVSRTAKSVKIPFTVGGGIDSVSSINDLLRAGADKVSLNSSAVRNPYLISESSREFGNQCIVIAIDARRKVDNVREWEVYVKGGRENTGIDVLSWAKKVEELGAGEILLTSMDGDGTQNGYDLNLTESVANIVDIPVIASGGAGCLEDIYDVFNEGRASAALLASLLHDKKLTLQEIKTFLLEKNLPIRPYE from the coding sequence ATGGTAGCTCTTCGTTTAATTCCTTGTTTAGATGTCGCCAATGGCAGAGTGGTTAAAGGTGTGAATTTTGTTAACTTGAGAGACTCTGGTGATCCTGTTGAATTGGCTTGTAGGTACTCTGATGAAGGTGCAGATGAATTGGTATTTTTAGATATTAGAGCAAGCGTGGAAAATAGGAATACATTAGTTGACCTTGTTTCTAGGACAGCAAAATCAGTAAAAATTCCTTTTACAGTAGGTGGAGGTATAGATTCTGTTTCTTCTATTAATGATCTTTTAAGAGCAGGAGCAGATAAAGTGAGTTTGAATTCCTCAGCCGTAAGAAATCCCTATTTAATTTCTGAAAGTTCTAGAGAATTTGGTAATCAATGCATCGTTATAGCAATTGATGCTCGAAGAAAAGTTGATAATGTTCGAGAGTGGGAGGTTTATGTGAAAGGAGGGAGAGAAAATACTGGTATAGATGTATTAAGTTGGGCAAAGAAAGTTGAGGAGTTAGGCGCAGGGGAAATATTGCTTACTTCAATGGATGGTGATGGAACACAGAATGGATATGATTTAAATTTGACAGAATCTGTTGCAAATATTGTTGATATCCCAGTAATTGCTTCCGGAGGGGCAGGTTGTTTAGAAGATATCTATGATGTTTTCAATGAAGGCAGGGCATCTGCCGCACTTTTAGCATCATTACTTCATGATAAGAAACTTACTCTACAAGAGATAAAAACTTTTCTTCTCGAAAAAAATCTTCCAATTAGACCATATGAATAA
- a CDS encoding DUF2256 domain-containing protein codes for MKNLSTKTCPVCNRPFEWRKKWKNCWDDVIYCSKRCSNRKSQR; via the coding sequence TTGAAAAATCTTTCTACTAAAACTTGTCCTGTTTGCAATAGGCCATTTGAGTGGCGTAAAAAATGGAAAAACTGTTGGGATGATGTTATCTACTGTTCAAAAAGATGCAGTAATAGGAAGTCGCAAAGATGA
- a CDS encoding thiol-disulfide oxidoreductase DCC family protein: MKNKLTFLFDGGCPLCLRETNFLKKRDTLNQIAFIDINSKDYDQSLFYDISYSEAMSNLHGIIENGEIIRGLDVLAYSYELVGLGWVYYPLKIKLLSPLLRLVYRYWAKYRLQITGRSDIEKICTSQCEQ, encoded by the coding sequence ATGAAAAATAAATTAACCTTTTTATTCGATGGTGGTTGTCCACTTTGTTTGAGAGAAACAAATTTTCTTAAAAAAAGAGATACCTTAAATCAAATTGCATTTATAGATATTAATAGTAAGGATTATGATCAAAGTCTCTTTTATGACATCTCATATTCAGAAGCTATGTCAAACCTGCATGGGATTATTGAAAATGGTGAAATTATTAGGGGACTAGATGTACTTGCATATTCTTATGAATTAGTTGGTTTAGGTTGGGTTTATTATCCCTTGAAAATTAAGCTATTGTCTCCATTATTGAGATTGGTTTACAGATATTGGGCAAAATATAGACTTCAAATTACAGGTAGATCCGATATTGAAAAAATTTGTACCTCACAATGTGAACAATAA